One stretch of Fibrobacter sp. DNA includes these proteins:
- a CDS encoding DegT/DnrJ/EryC1/StrS family aminotransferase: MIKVPYYPLKRVVESYGQELQQATSRVVDSGWFIRGEECRKFEESFAEYCGAKYCVGVGNGLEALSLILKGYMELGRLQPGDGVIVPGNTFIATWLAVKAAGLVPFPAEPDEETCVLTLGSVERAVIHAQFSRVRVKAILAVHLYGRLCPMDRLRGYAEDRNLLLLEDAAQAHGAAMNMPVGDATEVRRAGNLGDAAGFSFYPGKNLGALGDAGAVVTSDEALARVVRMLANYGSEQKYVHEYVGENSRLDEMQAAVLSVKLPHLDADNARRNEIAKRYLAEIKNPLVRLPKPAVSVAGAQEFGSAADSQTNNVWHIFPIHSERPDGSSCRDELQKHLASLGIETLIHYPTPPHQQKAFVDQYGSVSYPKAEKLARQELSLPLHQLMTEDEIAAVIEGVNSFVLPQSGGVHEQSGDVLSQKAGA, translated from the coding sequence AGTTCGAAGAATCTTTTGCCGAATATTGCGGGGCCAAGTACTGCGTTGGGGTAGGGAATGGCCTTGAAGCTCTATCTCTGATTTTGAAGGGCTATATGGAACTGGGCCGGTTGCAACCGGGTGACGGTGTCATTGTGCCCGGCAATACGTTTATTGCCACTTGGCTTGCTGTAAAGGCTGCGGGTCTTGTGCCGTTTCCTGCAGAACCTGATGAGGAAACTTGTGTTTTGACCTTGGGTTCCGTAGAACGAGCCGTAATTCATGCTCAGTTTAGCCGAGTTCGTGTAAAGGCTATTTTGGCGGTTCACTTGTATGGACGCCTTTGCCCCATGGATCGTCTTCGCGGGTATGCGGAAGATCGAAATCTTCTGTTGTTGGAAGATGCCGCCCAGGCTCATGGTGCTGCTATGAACATGCCGGTGGGTGACGCTACCGAAGTTCGCCGCGCAGGAAATTTGGGCGACGCTGCAGGTTTCAGCTTCTATCCTGGCAAGAACCTGGGTGCTCTTGGGGATGCAGGCGCTGTAGTTACCTCCGACGAGGCTCTGGCTCGCGTTGTCAGAATGCTTGCCAATTACGGTTCTGAACAGAAGTATGTTCACGAATATGTTGGCGAGAATTCCCGTCTAGACGAAATGCAGGCTGCCGTTCTCTCGGTGAAGCTCCCGCATCTTGATGCCGACAACGCTCGCCGTAATGAAATTGCCAAGCGCTATCTTGCAGAAATCAAGAATCCCTTGGTTCGCCTGCCGAAACCTGCGGTTTCTGTGGCTGGCGCGCAGGAGTTCGGTTCCGCTGCAGATTCCCAGACGAACAACGTGTGGCATATTTTCCCTATACATAGTGAACGTCCCGATGGCTCCAGCTGTCGCGATGAACTTCAGAAGCACCTAGCTTCCCTCGGGATTGAGACCTTGATTCATTATCCCACGCCGCCCCATCAGCAAAAGGCCTTTGTGGACCAGTATGGTTCTGTAAGCTACCCGAAGGCAGAAAAGCTAGCGCGTCAGGAACTGAGTCTCCCGCTTCACCAGTTGATGACGGAAGACGAAATCGCCGCGGTCATTGAAGGCGTGAACAGTTTTGTCCTGCCGCAGTCTGGCGGTGTTCATGAGCAGTCTGGCGATGTCCTGTCTCAAAAGGCTGGTGCATAA